From the genome of Rhineura floridana isolate rRhiFlo1 chromosome 7, rRhiFlo1.hap2, whole genome shotgun sequence, one region includes:
- the LOC133388693 gene encoding cleavage stimulation factor subunit 1-like isoform X3 — MEVQRYRNLHISISFQLSIHTSPVTLCRARISVEVDYCWRMRVVTYMTLAGLLFPFFQMRLQSMCGGSMQQPVRRSGPRSRLLPPPPPAALPLPLPAAPQSPIDVVGPPAVNLSGDRPRPKYGLTAGRQPFLRMYRPKVSLKDRQQLYKLIISQLLYDGYINIANGLINEVKPQSVCAPSEQLLHLIKLGMENDDSAVQYAIGRSDTVAPGTGIDLEFDADVQTMSPEASEYETCYVTSHKGPCRVATYSRDGQLIATGSADASIKILDTERMLAKSAMPIEVMMNETAQQNMENHPVIRTLYDHVDEVTCLAFHPTEQILASGSRDYTLKLFDYSKPSAKRAFKYIQEAEMLRSISFHPSGDFILVGTQHPTLRLYDVNTFQCFVSCNPQDQHTDAICSVNYNASANLYVTGSKDGCIKLWDGVSNRCITTFEKAHDGAEVCSAIFSKNSKYILSSGKDSVAKLWEISTGRTLVKYTGIWTLERKASRSFSWARNFS, encoded by the exons ATGGAAGTGCAGCGATACAGAAACCTCCACATATCAATCTCCTTCCAATTATCCATTCATACATCTCCCGTGACGCTTTGCCGGGCTCGTATCTCAGTAGAAGTTGATTACTGTTGGCGCATGCGTGTAGTCACCTACATGACCCTTGCTGggctccttttcccctttttCCAGATGCGGCTTCAATCGATGTGTGGGGGTTCGATGCAGCAGCCTGTTCGACGGAGTGGCCCTCGGTCCAGGTTGCTGCCGCCACCTCCGCCTGCTGCGCTCCCGTTGCCTTTGCCGGCGGCGCCGCAGTCGCCCATTGACGTTGTTGGGCCTCCAGCAGTTAATTTGAGCGGAGATCGACCAAGGCCAAAATACGGGCTG ACTGCTGGAAGACAGCCCTTTCTCAGAATGTATAGACCAAAAGTAAGCCTGAAAGACAGGCAACAACTTTACAAACTGATTATCAGTCAGTTGCTATATGATGGATATATCAACATTGCTAATGGGCTGATAAATGAGGTAAAGCCACAATCTGTATGTGCACCCTCTGAACAGTTATTGCATCTTATTAAACTGG GAATGGAAAATGATGATAGTGCAGTTCAGTATGCAATTGGGCGCTCTGATACAGTAGCTCCTGGCACAGGGATTGACTTGGAGTTTGATGCAGACGTACAGACCATGTCCCCAGAGGCTTCTGAATACGAGACCTGTTATGTCACATCGCACAAAGGACCATGTCGCGTAGCTACGTATAGCAGAGATGGACAGTTAATAGCTACAGGATCAGCTGATGCTTCAATAAAAATACTTGATACAGAGAGAATGTTAGCAAAGAGTGCTATGCCTATTGAG GTTATGATGAATGAAACTGCTCAGCAGAACATGGAGAACCACCCAGTTATTAGGACTCTTTATGATCACGTGGACGAGGTGACATGCTTAGCTTTCCATCCAACAGAACAAATCCTTGCCTCTGGTTCAAGGGATTACACACTTAAATTGTTTGACTATTCAAAACCATCTGCCAAAAGAGCCTTCAAATACATCCAG GAAGCAGAAATGCTGCGTTCTATCTCTTTCCATCCTTCTGGAGACTTCATTCTTGTCGGTACCCAGCATCCTACCCTGCGACTGTATGATGTCAATACTTTCCAGTGCTTTGTATCTTGCAATCCTCAAGATCAGCACACTGATGCCATATGCTCAGTTAATTACAATGCAAGTGCTAACTTGTATGTAACGGGCAGCAAAGATGGATGCATCAAATTGTGGGATGGCGTTTCAAATCGCTGTATCACTACTTTTGAGAAAGCTCATGATGGGGCTGAAGTCTGTTCTGCCATTTTCTCCAAGAATTCCAAATATATTCTGTCTAGTGGAAAGGACTCTGTAGCTAAACTATGGGAGATATCTACAGGGAGAACACTGGTCAAATATACGG GAATCTGGACGTTAGAAAGAAAGGCATCAAGATCTTTTTCTTGGG CTCGAAATTTCTCTTAA
- the LOC133388693 gene encoding cleavage stimulation factor subunit 1-like isoform X4, which produces MEVQRYRNLHISISFQLSIHTSPVTLCRARISVEVDYCWRMRVVTYMTLAGLLFPFFQMRLQSMCGGSMQQPVRRSGPRSRLLPPPPPAALPLPLPAAPQSPIDVVGPPAVNLSGDRPRPKYGLTAGRQPFLRMYRPKVSLKDRQQLYKLIISQLLYDGYINIANGLINEVKPQSVCAPSEQLLHLIKLGMENDDSAVQYAIGRSDTVAPGTGIDLEFDADVQTMSPEASEYETCYVTSHKGPCRVATYSRDGQLIATGSADASIKILDTERMLAKSAMPIEVMMNETAQQNMENHPVIRTLYDHVDEVTCLAFHPTEQILASGSRDYTLKLFDYSKPSAKRAFKYIQEAEMLRSISFHPSGDFILVGTQHPTLRLYDVNTFQCFVSCNPQDQHTDAICSVNYNASANLYVTGSKDGCIKLWDGVSNRCITTFEKAHDGAEVCSAIFSKNSKYILSSGKDSVAKLWEISTGRTLVKYTGIWTLERKASRSFSWAWA; this is translated from the exons ATGGAAGTGCAGCGATACAGAAACCTCCACATATCAATCTCCTTCCAATTATCCATTCATACATCTCCCGTGACGCTTTGCCGGGCTCGTATCTCAGTAGAAGTTGATTACTGTTGGCGCATGCGTGTAGTCACCTACATGACCCTTGCTGggctccttttcccctttttCCAGATGCGGCTTCAATCGATGTGTGGGGGTTCGATGCAGCAGCCTGTTCGACGGAGTGGCCCTCGGTCCAGGTTGCTGCCGCCACCTCCGCCTGCTGCGCTCCCGTTGCCTTTGCCGGCGGCGCCGCAGTCGCCCATTGACGTTGTTGGGCCTCCAGCAGTTAATTTGAGCGGAGATCGACCAAGGCCAAAATACGGGCTG ACTGCTGGAAGACAGCCCTTTCTCAGAATGTATAGACCAAAAGTAAGCCTGAAAGACAGGCAACAACTTTACAAACTGATTATCAGTCAGTTGCTATATGATGGATATATCAACATTGCTAATGGGCTGATAAATGAGGTAAAGCCACAATCTGTATGTGCACCCTCTGAACAGTTATTGCATCTTATTAAACTGG GAATGGAAAATGATGATAGTGCAGTTCAGTATGCAATTGGGCGCTCTGATACAGTAGCTCCTGGCACAGGGATTGACTTGGAGTTTGATGCAGACGTACAGACCATGTCCCCAGAGGCTTCTGAATACGAGACCTGTTATGTCACATCGCACAAAGGACCATGTCGCGTAGCTACGTATAGCAGAGATGGACAGTTAATAGCTACAGGATCAGCTGATGCTTCAATAAAAATACTTGATACAGAGAGAATGTTAGCAAAGAGTGCTATGCCTATTGAG GTTATGATGAATGAAACTGCTCAGCAGAACATGGAGAACCACCCAGTTATTAGGACTCTTTATGATCACGTGGACGAGGTGACATGCTTAGCTTTCCATCCAACAGAACAAATCCTTGCCTCTGGTTCAAGGGATTACACACTTAAATTGTTTGACTATTCAAAACCATCTGCCAAAAGAGCCTTCAAATACATCCAG GAAGCAGAAATGCTGCGTTCTATCTCTTTCCATCCTTCTGGAGACTTCATTCTTGTCGGTACCCAGCATCCTACCCTGCGACTGTATGATGTCAATACTTTCCAGTGCTTTGTATCTTGCAATCCTCAAGATCAGCACACTGATGCCATATGCTCAGTTAATTACAATGCAAGTGCTAACTTGTATGTAACGGGCAGCAAAGATGGATGCATCAAATTGTGGGATGGCGTTTCAAATCGCTGTATCACTACTTTTGAGAAAGCTCATGATGGGGCTGAAGTCTGTTCTGCCATTTTCTCCAAGAATTCCAAATATATTCTGTCTAGTGGAAAGGACTCTGTAGCTAAACTATGGGAGATATCTACAGGGAGAACACTGGTCAAATATACGG GAATCTGGACGTTAGAAAGAAAGGCATCAAGATCTTTTTCTTGGG CCTGGGCGTAA
- the LOC133388693 gene encoding cleavage stimulation factor subunit 1-like isoform X1, producing MEVQRYRNLHISISFQLSIHTSPVTLCRARISVEVDYCWRMRVVTYMTLAGLLFPFFQMRLQSMCGGSMQQPVRRSGPRSRLLPPPPPAALPLPLPAAPQSPIDVVGPPAVNLSGDRPRPKYGLTAGRQPFLRMYRPKVSLKDRQQLYKLIISQLLYDGYINIANGLINEVKPQSVCAPSEQLLHLIKLGMENDDSAVQYAIGRSDTVAPGTGIDLEFDADVQTMSPEASEYETCYVTSHKGPCRVATYSRDGQLIATGSADASIKILDTERMLAKSAMPIEVMMNETAQQNMENHPVIRTLYDHVDEVTCLAFHPTEQILASGSRDYTLKLFDYSKPSAKRAFKYIQEAEMLRSISFHPSGDFILVGTQHPTLRLYDVNTFQCFVSCNPQDQHTDAICSVNYNASANLYVTGSKDGCIKLWDGVSNRCITTFEKAHDGAEVCSAIFSKNSKYILSSGKDSVAKLWEISTGRTLVKYTGIWTLERKASRSFSWGAGLSGRQVHRTQAVFNHTEDYVLLPDERTISLCCWDSRTAERRNLLSLGHNSIVRCIVHSPTNPGFMTCSDDYRARFWYRRSTTD from the exons ATGGAAGTGCAGCGATACAGAAACCTCCACATATCAATCTCCTTCCAATTATCCATTCATACATCTCCCGTGACGCTTTGCCGGGCTCGTATCTCAGTAGAAGTTGATTACTGTTGGCGCATGCGTGTAGTCACCTACATGACCCTTGCTGggctccttttcccctttttCCAGATGCGGCTTCAATCGATGTGTGGGGGTTCGATGCAGCAGCCTGTTCGACGGAGTGGCCCTCGGTCCAGGTTGCTGCCGCCACCTCCGCCTGCTGCGCTCCCGTTGCCTTTGCCGGCGGCGCCGCAGTCGCCCATTGACGTTGTTGGGCCTCCAGCAGTTAATTTGAGCGGAGATCGACCAAGGCCAAAATACGGGCTG ACTGCTGGAAGACAGCCCTTTCTCAGAATGTATAGACCAAAAGTAAGCCTGAAAGACAGGCAACAACTTTACAAACTGATTATCAGTCAGTTGCTATATGATGGATATATCAACATTGCTAATGGGCTGATAAATGAGGTAAAGCCACAATCTGTATGTGCACCCTCTGAACAGTTATTGCATCTTATTAAACTGG GAATGGAAAATGATGATAGTGCAGTTCAGTATGCAATTGGGCGCTCTGATACAGTAGCTCCTGGCACAGGGATTGACTTGGAGTTTGATGCAGACGTACAGACCATGTCCCCAGAGGCTTCTGAATACGAGACCTGTTATGTCACATCGCACAAAGGACCATGTCGCGTAGCTACGTATAGCAGAGATGGACAGTTAATAGCTACAGGATCAGCTGATGCTTCAATAAAAATACTTGATACAGAGAGAATGTTAGCAAAGAGTGCTATGCCTATTGAG GTTATGATGAATGAAACTGCTCAGCAGAACATGGAGAACCACCCAGTTATTAGGACTCTTTATGATCACGTGGACGAGGTGACATGCTTAGCTTTCCATCCAACAGAACAAATCCTTGCCTCTGGTTCAAGGGATTACACACTTAAATTGTTTGACTATTCAAAACCATCTGCCAAAAGAGCCTTCAAATACATCCAG GAAGCAGAAATGCTGCGTTCTATCTCTTTCCATCCTTCTGGAGACTTCATTCTTGTCGGTACCCAGCATCCTACCCTGCGACTGTATGATGTCAATACTTTCCAGTGCTTTGTATCTTGCAATCCTCAAGATCAGCACACTGATGCCATATGCTCAGTTAATTACAATGCAAGTGCTAACTTGTATGTAACGGGCAGCAAAGATGGATGCATCAAATTGTGGGATGGCGTTTCAAATCGCTGTATCACTACTTTTGAGAAAGCTCATGATGGGGCTGAAGTCTGTTCTGCCATTTTCTCCAAGAATTCCAAATATATTCTGTCTAGTGGAAAGGACTCTGTAGCTAAACTATGGGAGATATCTACAGGGAGAACACTGGTCAAATATACGG GAATCTGGACGTTAGAAAGAAAGGCATCAAGATCTTTTTCTTGGG GAGCTGGTTTGAGCGGACGCCAAGTTCACAGGACACAGGCCGTTTTCAACCACACGGAAGACTATGTGCTTCTTCCAGATGAAAGGACCATTAGTCTCTGCTGCTGGGACTCACGAACAGCTGAACGACGAAATCTTCTTTCCTTGGGGCATAATAGCATAGTTCGCTGTATCGTCCACTCTCCTACCAATCCTGGCTTTATGACTTGCAGTGATGACTACAGAGCTCGATTTTGGTATCGCAGGTCAACTACAGACTGA
- the LOC133388693 gene encoding cleavage stimulation factor subunit 1-like isoform X2, producing the protein MEVQRYRNLHISISFQLSIHTSPVTLCRARISVEVDYCWRMRVVTYMTLAGLLFPFFQMRLQSMCGGSMQQPVRRSGPRSRLLPPPPPAALPLPLPAAPQSPIDVVGPPAVNLSGDRPRPKYGLTAGRQPFLRMYRPKVSLKDRQQLYKLIISQLLYDGYINIANGLINEVKPQSVCAPSEQLLHLIKLGMENDDSAVQYAIGRSDTVAPGTGIDLEFDADVQTMSPEASEYETCYVTSHKGPCRVATYSRDGQLIATGSADASIKILDTERMLAKSAMPIEVMMNETAQQNMENHPVIRTLYDHVDEVTCLAFHPTEQILASGSRDYTLKLFDYSKPSAKRAFKYIQEAEMLRSISFHPSGDFILVGTQHPTLRLYDVNTFQCFVSCNPQDQHTDAICSVNYNASANLYVTGSKDGCIKLWDGVSNRCITTFEKAHDGAEVCSAIFSKNSKYILSSGKDSVAKLWEISTGRTLVKYTGAGLSGRQVHRTQAVFNHTEDYVLLPDERTISLCCWDSRTAERRNLLSLGHNSIVRCIVHSPTNPGFMTCSDDYRARFWYRRSTTD; encoded by the exons ATGGAAGTGCAGCGATACAGAAACCTCCACATATCAATCTCCTTCCAATTATCCATTCATACATCTCCCGTGACGCTTTGCCGGGCTCGTATCTCAGTAGAAGTTGATTACTGTTGGCGCATGCGTGTAGTCACCTACATGACCCTTGCTGggctccttttcccctttttCCAGATGCGGCTTCAATCGATGTGTGGGGGTTCGATGCAGCAGCCTGTTCGACGGAGTGGCCCTCGGTCCAGGTTGCTGCCGCCACCTCCGCCTGCTGCGCTCCCGTTGCCTTTGCCGGCGGCGCCGCAGTCGCCCATTGACGTTGTTGGGCCTCCAGCAGTTAATTTGAGCGGAGATCGACCAAGGCCAAAATACGGGCTG ACTGCTGGAAGACAGCCCTTTCTCAGAATGTATAGACCAAAAGTAAGCCTGAAAGACAGGCAACAACTTTACAAACTGATTATCAGTCAGTTGCTATATGATGGATATATCAACATTGCTAATGGGCTGATAAATGAGGTAAAGCCACAATCTGTATGTGCACCCTCTGAACAGTTATTGCATCTTATTAAACTGG GAATGGAAAATGATGATAGTGCAGTTCAGTATGCAATTGGGCGCTCTGATACAGTAGCTCCTGGCACAGGGATTGACTTGGAGTTTGATGCAGACGTACAGACCATGTCCCCAGAGGCTTCTGAATACGAGACCTGTTATGTCACATCGCACAAAGGACCATGTCGCGTAGCTACGTATAGCAGAGATGGACAGTTAATAGCTACAGGATCAGCTGATGCTTCAATAAAAATACTTGATACAGAGAGAATGTTAGCAAAGAGTGCTATGCCTATTGAG GTTATGATGAATGAAACTGCTCAGCAGAACATGGAGAACCACCCAGTTATTAGGACTCTTTATGATCACGTGGACGAGGTGACATGCTTAGCTTTCCATCCAACAGAACAAATCCTTGCCTCTGGTTCAAGGGATTACACACTTAAATTGTTTGACTATTCAAAACCATCTGCCAAAAGAGCCTTCAAATACATCCAG GAAGCAGAAATGCTGCGTTCTATCTCTTTCCATCCTTCTGGAGACTTCATTCTTGTCGGTACCCAGCATCCTACCCTGCGACTGTATGATGTCAATACTTTCCAGTGCTTTGTATCTTGCAATCCTCAAGATCAGCACACTGATGCCATATGCTCAGTTAATTACAATGCAAGTGCTAACTTGTATGTAACGGGCAGCAAAGATGGATGCATCAAATTGTGGGATGGCGTTTCAAATCGCTGTATCACTACTTTTGAGAAAGCTCATGATGGGGCTGAAGTCTGTTCTGCCATTTTCTCCAAGAATTCCAAATATATTCTGTCTAGTGGAAAGGACTCTGTAGCTAAACTATGGGAGATATCTACAGGGAGAACACTGGTCAAATATACGG GAGCTGGTTTGAGCGGACGCCAAGTTCACAGGACACAGGCCGTTTTCAACCACACGGAAGACTATGTGCTTCTTCCAGATGAAAGGACCATTAGTCTCTGCTGCTGGGACTCACGAACAGCTGAACGACGAAATCTTCTTTCCTTGGGGCATAATAGCATAGTTCGCTGTATCGTCCACTCTCCTACCAATCCTGGCTTTATGACTTGCAGTGATGACTACAGAGCTCGATTTTGGTATCGCAGGTCAACTACAGACTGA
- the LOC133388693 gene encoding cleavage stimulation factor subunit 1-like isoform X5 — MEKPIGYPSERTAGRQPFLRMYRPKVSLKDRQQLYKLIISQLLYDGYINIANGLINEVKPQSVCAPSEQLLHLIKLGMENDDSAVQYAIGRSDTVAPGTGIDLEFDADVQTMSPEASEYETCYVTSHKGPCRVATYSRDGQLIATGSADASIKILDTERMLAKSAMPIEVMMNETAQQNMENHPVIRTLYDHVDEVTCLAFHPTEQILASGSRDYTLKLFDYSKPSAKRAFKYIQEAEMLRSISFHPSGDFILVGTQHPTLRLYDVNTFQCFVSCNPQDQHTDAICSVNYNASANLYVTGSKDGCIKLWDGVSNRCITTFEKAHDGAEVCSAIFSKNSKYILSSGKDSVAKLWEISTGRTLVKYTGIWTLERKASRSFSWGAGLSGRQVHRTQAVFNHTEDYVLLPDERTISLCCWDSRTAERRNLLSLGHNSIVRCIVHSPTNPGFMTCSDDYRARFWYRRSTTD, encoded by the exons atggagaaaccgattggttacccatcggaaagg ACTGCTGGAAGACAGCCCTTTCTCAGAATGTATAGACCAAAAGTAAGCCTGAAAGACAGGCAACAACTTTACAAACTGATTATCAGTCAGTTGCTATATGATGGATATATCAACATTGCTAATGGGCTGATAAATGAGGTAAAGCCACAATCTGTATGTGCACCCTCTGAACAGTTATTGCATCTTATTAAACTGG GAATGGAAAATGATGATAGTGCAGTTCAGTATGCAATTGGGCGCTCTGATACAGTAGCTCCTGGCACAGGGATTGACTTGGAGTTTGATGCAGACGTACAGACCATGTCCCCAGAGGCTTCTGAATACGAGACCTGTTATGTCACATCGCACAAAGGACCATGTCGCGTAGCTACGTATAGCAGAGATGGACAGTTAATAGCTACAGGATCAGCTGATGCTTCAATAAAAATACTTGATACAGAGAGAATGTTAGCAAAGAGTGCTATGCCTATTGAG GTTATGATGAATGAAACTGCTCAGCAGAACATGGAGAACCACCCAGTTATTAGGACTCTTTATGATCACGTGGACGAGGTGACATGCTTAGCTTTCCATCCAACAGAACAAATCCTTGCCTCTGGTTCAAGGGATTACACACTTAAATTGTTTGACTATTCAAAACCATCTGCCAAAAGAGCCTTCAAATACATCCAG GAAGCAGAAATGCTGCGTTCTATCTCTTTCCATCCTTCTGGAGACTTCATTCTTGTCGGTACCCAGCATCCTACCCTGCGACTGTATGATGTCAATACTTTCCAGTGCTTTGTATCTTGCAATCCTCAAGATCAGCACACTGATGCCATATGCTCAGTTAATTACAATGCAAGTGCTAACTTGTATGTAACGGGCAGCAAAGATGGATGCATCAAATTGTGGGATGGCGTTTCAAATCGCTGTATCACTACTTTTGAGAAAGCTCATGATGGGGCTGAAGTCTGTTCTGCCATTTTCTCCAAGAATTCCAAATATATTCTGTCTAGTGGAAAGGACTCTGTAGCTAAACTATGGGAGATATCTACAGGGAGAACACTGGTCAAATATACGG GAATCTGGACGTTAGAAAGAAAGGCATCAAGATCTTTTTCTTGGG GAGCTGGTTTGAGCGGACGCCAAGTTCACAGGACACAGGCCGTTTTCAACCACACGGAAGACTATGTGCTTCTTCCAGATGAAAGGACCATTAGTCTCTGCTGCTGGGACTCACGAACAGCTGAACGACGAAATCTTCTTTCCTTGGGGCATAATAGCATAGTTCGCTGTATCGTCCACTCTCCTACCAATCCTGGCTTTATGACTTGCAGTGATGACTACAGAGCTCGATTTTGGTATCGCAGGTCAACTACAGACTGA